A single region of the Triticum dicoccoides isolate Atlit2015 ecotype Zavitan chromosome 2B, WEW_v2.0, whole genome shotgun sequence genome encodes:
- the LOC119367264 gene encoding cysteine proteinase EP-B 1-like: MAFIVSKLARAAFASRPVGDIAGGISPCLPGLYLTGGSIRRMSAAADGSEIEEILGLRGFAADINLEEKFPLVDENSIKSKESLWALYKCWCKYRGVSRDHEEMTRRFSSFRASAMRVYKNNNSRSSQVSQLGPFADMTKAEIARLFPPRGPKCRFGGSRRQCRP, encoded by the exons ATGGCTTTCATCGTGTCCAAGCTCGCGCGGGCAGCCTTCGCATCCCGCCCCGTTGGAGATATTGCTGGCGGCATCTCCCCGTGTCTCCCCGGGCTCTATCTGACTGGCGGTTCCATCCGTCGCATGTCTGCAGCTGCAG ACGgttctgagatagaagaaattctcGGACTCCGTGGCTTTGCGGCGGACATAAATCTAGAAGAAAAATTTCCCCTTGTTGATGAGAATTCCATTAAGTCCAAGGAATCTCTGTGGGCCTTGTATAAATGCTGGTGCAAGTATCGTGGGGTATCTCGTGACCATGAAGAAATGACCCGCCGGTTCAGTTCATTTAGGGCTTCTGCAATGCGTGTgtacaaaaacaacaattctagatcGTCGCAAGTGTCTCAACTGGGCCCATTTGCAGATATGACTAAGGCGGAGATTGCTCGGCTGTTTCCTCCTCGTG GTCCCAAGTGCCGCTTTGGGGGGTCCAGGAGGCAGTGCAGACCTTAA